In a genomic window of bacterium:
- the infC gene encoding translation initiation factor IF-3, with translation MRFQSRRRSPKSRRKTTYPGKVARDAFKDRPRVNEQIRVPYVKVIGSDKKLIGILPTRDAVGLARRQGLDLVVLVPTEEPPVAGIVDFGRYLYEQKVRLRESKKKQHATEVREMRMKMKIGPGDYEVKIRKMREFLADKDRIRITLFVRGREIVHADLGMKLMDRLSQDLSDVARVEAPPRLQTEGRKSIQMMLVPK, from the coding sequence GTGCGGTTTCAGTCGAGGCGGCGCTCGCCCAAATCAAGGAGGAAAACAACGTACCCGGGTAAAGTTGCTCGCGACGCTTTCAAAGACAGGCCCAGAGTAAACGAACAGATACGCGTACCATATGTCAAGGTCATCGGCTCCGACAAAAAGCTCATCGGCATCCTGCCGACCCGCGACGCCGTCGGTCTGGCGCGCCGGCAGGGCCTCGACCTGGTCGTCCTCGTGCCGACCGAGGAACCACCGGTCGCAGGCATCGTCGACTTCGGCCGATACCTCTACGAACAGAAGGTCCGGCTGCGCGAATCCAAGAAGAAGCAGCATGCCACCGAGGTCAGGGAAATGCGCATGAAGATGAAGATCGGACCCGGTGACTACGAAGTGAAGATCCGCAAGATGCGCGAGTTCCTCGCCGACAAGGACCGCATTCGGATTACGCTGTTCGTCCGCGGCCGCGAAATCGTTCACGCCGACCTCGGCATGAAACTGATGGACCGCCTGAGCCAGGACCTGTCTGACGTCGCCCGCGTGGAAGCGCCACCCCGACTGCAGACCGAAGGAAGAAAATCAATCCAGATGATGCTGGTGCCAAAATGA
- the thrS gene encoding threonine--tRNA ligase: protein MINVTVSGEARQLEPGVAVGQVLADPNAVAARVDGRLVDLTFRLEQDARVEPVAYDSEEGREVYWHSASHLMAQAVKQLYPSAKVTIGPAVPEGFYYDFDVEKPFTETDLAKIEERMYELAKQKIPIVHKFLPRKDAIDLFKTRDESYKLELIEGIPDESISVYEQGDFVDLCRGPHVTSTGKIKAVKLLSVAGAYWHADEKNRMLSRVYGVAFPSKEMLKEYLDRLEEAKRRDHRKLGPALDLFSFHEEAGAGLAFWHPKGATVRRLIQQYWEKEHLAAGYQLVLTPHIARAGLWRTSGHLDYYAENMYVLDVEEEQYVLKPMNCPGHMLIYRTKVHSYRDLPLRMGEWGTVYRRERSGVLHGMMRVRGFTQDDAHIFCTPEQVEDEVFGVVSLSVKMLRAFGFEKFKVDLSVRDPKHLDKYLGTDEQWNLGEQSLIRALDRVGLPYKRAEGEAVFYGPKIDIKLLDSLGREWQCPTCQFDFNEGVRFNLNYMGQDGQHHPVYLVHRTILGGIERFMGILVEHFGGAFPVWLAPVQARVLSVTDTEIGYAREVGQKLEAAGIRVEIDLKSDKINLKVSEAERQKIPFMLVVGGREAAQGTVSVRRHGKGNLGAVSVEAALAQIKEENNVPG, encoded by the coding sequence GTGATAAACGTCACGGTAAGTGGCGAGGCTCGGCAACTTGAGCCGGGTGTTGCCGTCGGCCAGGTCCTTGCCGACCCGAACGCGGTAGCGGCCAGGGTTGACGGCCGGCTTGTGGATCTGACCTTCCGTCTCGAACAAGACGCCCGGGTCGAACCGGTGGCCTACGACTCGGAAGAGGGGCGCGAGGTCTACTGGCATTCCGCGTCCCACCTGATGGCGCAGGCGGTGAAGCAGCTCTATCCGAGTGCCAAGGTCACCATCGGTCCGGCAGTCCCCGAAGGTTTCTACTACGACTTCGACGTGGAGAAGCCGTTCACCGAGACTGACCTTGCGAAGATCGAAGAGCGGATGTACGAACTCGCCAAGCAGAAGATTCCCATTGTCCACAAGTTCCTGCCGCGCAAGGATGCGATTGATCTCTTCAAGACCCGAGACGAATCGTACAAGCTGGAGCTGATTGAAGGCATACCCGACGAGAGCATCTCGGTATACGAGCAAGGCGATTTCGTGGACCTGTGCCGGGGCCCGCACGTCACCAGCACCGGCAAGATAAAGGCCGTGAAGCTGCTCTCGGTTGCAGGCGCATACTGGCATGCTGACGAGAAGAACCGAATGCTGTCGCGCGTTTACGGCGTGGCCTTTCCGTCGAAGGAAATGCTCAAGGAGTATCTCGACCGGCTGGAAGAGGCCAAGCGACGGGACCATCGCAAGCTCGGACCCGCGCTCGACCTGTTCAGCTTCCACGAGGAGGCCGGAGCCGGTCTGGCGTTCTGGCACCCCAAGGGTGCGACCGTCCGCCGCCTGATCCAGCAATACTGGGAGAAGGAGCACCTCGCCGCCGGATACCAGCTCGTCCTCACTCCGCACATCGCCCGCGCCGGCCTGTGGCGGACATCGGGCCACCTCGACTACTATGCCGAGAACATGTACGTGCTCGACGTCGAGGAAGAGCAATACGTGCTGAAGCCGATGAACTGCCCCGGTCACATGCTCATCTACCGCACCAAGGTGCACTCCTACCGCGACCTGCCCCTGCGCATGGGCGAATGGGGCACGGTCTACCGCCGCGAGCGGTCAGGCGTGCTCCATGGCATGATGCGGGTGCGCGGGTTCACCCAGGACGACGCGCACATCTTCTGCACGCCCGAGCAGGTCGAGGACGAGGTCTTCGGCGTGGTCAGCCTCTCGGTGAAGATGCTTCGGGCGTTCGGCTTCGAGAAGTTCAAGGTCGACCTGTCGGTGCGTGACCCTAAGCACCTGGACAAGTACCTCGGCACCGACGAGCAATGGAACCTGGGCGAGCAGTCGCTCATCCGTGCGCTCGATCGCGTCGGCCTGCCCTACAAACGGGCCGAGGGCGAGGCGGTCTTCTACGGTCCCAAGATTGACATCAAGCTGCTCGACTCGCTCGGCCGCGAATGGCAGTGCCCGACCTGCCAGTTCGACTTCAACGAGGGCGTCCGTTTCAACCTCAACTACATGGGCCAGGACGGGCAGCACCACCCCGTGTACCTCGTGCACCGCACCATCCTCGGCGGCATTGAGCGCTTCATGGGGATACTGGTCGAGCACTTTGGCGGCGCGTTCCCGGTCTGGCTCGCGCCGGTACAGGCGCGCGTGCTGTCGGTGACCGACACCGAAATCGGCTATGCGCGCGAGGTGGGGCAGAAGCTCGAAGCCGCCGGGATAAGAGTTGAAATCGATCTGAAGTCTGATAAGATAAACCTCAAAGTCAGTGAAGCCGAACGCCAAAAGATCCCCTTCATGCTCGTAGTGGGCGGCCGCGAGGCCGCGCAGGGCACCGTGTCGGTTCGCCGTCACGGCAAGGGCAATCTCGGTGCGGTTTCAGTCGAGGCGGCGCTCGCCCAAATCAAGGAGGAAAACAACGTACCCGGGTAA
- a CDS encoding glycosyltransferase family 39 protein yields the protein MNATPGPDRKRVAAADPLPPVDSSELDVHRQASDFLFMALLLVILTRLAFILLPRVPVETKAVASIGDSGEYIALARNLVAHHTFSRDVAPPWRPELFRTPAYPLLLTIPYIINQPASLGPRRGLYPLRLPRFILFSLILQFLLSMLTVWLTWRLGLELELGPVPAALAALLVGLSPNLAFLSSKLISEALFIPLLLIFVLLFNRFRSTGRAADIIAAGICTGLLILTRPIATFFPLLLAVYIFWLAARRRKWVTGISNAVLLLAVTSVTILPWVIRNGVRTGRYIISTASEHNVYLYDAATVLAAENGTTIAQARDSMMAQAVRQFGQIDTNDEATMWQKLAAVARPHLLRRPALAASVWLMGVAEDFVSPISMGPLLIHAGGLPAQGSANLFQSSLGLLAKGKVIQAFRTAWQVRLSGASTFILAVLALAALFNFILIMFGLVSLFLRRTRGLLWLLLPILYFTLVTGTVGDARFRAPIEPLLCFFAAVALIRPPRPAPSRTQAQPVRRTANLDEGSCSVGLAQPGIRPTA from the coding sequence ATGAACGCGACTCCGGGCCCGGACCGCAAGCGCGTGGCTGCAGCCGACCCGCTCCCTCCGGTCGACAGCTCTGAGCTTGATGTCCATCGTCAGGCATCCGACTTCCTCTTCATGGCGCTACTCCTCGTCATTCTGACCCGACTCGCGTTCATACTCCTGCCGCGCGTCCCGGTCGAAACCAAAGCAGTGGCATCAATCGGGGACAGCGGCGAATACATCGCCCTTGCCCGGAACCTCGTGGCCCATCACACCTTTAGCCGCGATGTCGCGCCGCCGTGGCGTCCCGAACTCTTCCGCACGCCCGCCTACCCGCTGCTGCTGACAATCCCATACATCATCAACCAGCCGGCTTCCCTGGGCCCCCGCCGCGGACTATACCCGCTTCGTCTGCCTCGCTTCATCCTCTTCAGCCTGATCCTGCAGTTTCTACTTTCAATGCTCACCGTCTGGCTCACGTGGCGGCTTGGGCTTGAGCTTGAGCTTGGGCCGGTTCCGGCCGCTCTGGCCGCGCTGCTCGTCGGGCTCAGCCCGAACCTCGCATTCCTATCGTCCAAGCTGATTTCCGAGGCCCTGTTCATCCCGCTGCTCCTCATCTTTGTCCTGCTGTTCAACCGCTTCCGCAGTACCGGACGTGCCGCTGACATCATCGCCGCGGGCATCTGCACGGGTCTCCTCATTCTCACCCGCCCGATCGCCACCTTTTTTCCTCTACTGCTTGCGGTCTACATCTTCTGGCTGGCGGCGCGCAGGAGGAAGTGGGTCACGGGAATCAGCAACGCGGTGCTCCTCCTCGCTGTTACCTCCGTGACCATCTTACCCTGGGTCATCCGCAACGGCGTCCGCACCGGCCGCTACATCATCTCCACCGCGTCGGAGCACAACGTCTACTTATACGACGCCGCGACTGTGCTGGCTGCGGAGAACGGCACGACTATCGCGCAGGCACGCGACTCAATGATGGCGCAGGCGGTAAGACAGTTCGGGCAGATTGACACGAACGACGAGGCGACCATGTGGCAGAAGCTGGCCGCGGTTGCCCGGCCGCATCTGCTCCGCAGACCCGCGCTCGCGGCTTCGGTGTGGCTGATGGGAGTGGCCGAAGATTTCGTGAGTCCGATCAGCATGGGCCCGCTGCTGATTCACGCCGGGGGTCTGCCCGCGCAGGGCAGCGCCAACCTGTTTCAGTCGTCGCTCGGCCTGCTTGCCAAAGGGAAGGTCATTCAGGCGTTCCGGACCGCATGGCAGGTGCGGCTAAGCGGTGCCTCGACGTTCATCCTCGCGGTCCTGGCACTTGCGGCCTTGTTCAACTTCATTCTCATCATGTTCGGGCTTGTAAGCCTCTTCCTGCGGCGCACCCGCGGCCTGCTCTGGCTCCTCCTGCCGATTCTCTACTTCACGCTTGTGACCGGCACGGTCGGTGACGCCCGATTCCGCGCCCCAATCGAGCCCCTCCTCTGCTTCTTC
- a CDS encoding glycosyltransferase family 39 protein, which translates to MKSASRLLLAALLAGLALRLCLLLAPTASFATKVLEPTGDSPEYVRLAGNIVHGHGFSQDSMPPYRPDVLRTPVYPMFLALPLAVLGSSLVWPLLLQLLLSLATIWLTRRLALELGLAPAAASLAALLVALSPNLVFYSIKLTTETLSALLLLTTLLLINRFRVLHRWQEHAASGICCGLLILTRPIAVFLPLLLAICILWLRIMKVATPGGKQGLSRAESDASAPRDCHSFSAIQGTVLGTSPAFVRNWRLAIGNSVLFLACTSLVVLPWVIRNRHAGGKYTISTAFDYNICEYSGALTLAADRLISVDDARDSLAARAQARFGPLDTNAQVSYWASMAKAGRQQISARPLLAVKIHAAGSAGGLLMPLSVRSLRVFAGANPQTDTTGERHVAQRTVQFVARGRIGQALALIWRDRLASMPAPAVGILLCAVLFHATLLIAFAIGVFLRRSRRLLWLLLPILYFVLSTGPVGEARFRVPIEPLLCIIAAVALTRPHQAQTKSQ; encoded by the coding sequence ATGAAATCAGCTAGCCGGCTGCTCCTCGCAGCTTTGCTGGCCGGTCTCGCGCTGCGTCTCTGCCTGCTGCTGGCCCCTACCGCCTCTTTCGCGACCAAGGTGCTTGAGCCGACCGGTGACTCGCCCGAGTATGTGCGGCTCGCCGGCAACATCGTCCACGGTCATGGCTTCTCTCAGGATTCGATGCCGCCGTACCGACCCGACGTCCTTCGCACGCCCGTCTACCCCATGTTCCTCGCCCTGCCCCTGGCCGTCCTCGGCTCGTCGCTGGTCTGGCCATTGCTGCTCCAGTTGTTGCTTTCCCTTGCTACCATCTGGCTGACACGGAGGCTTGCGCTTGAGCTTGGGCTTGCGCCGGCTGCGGCCTCGCTTGCCGCGCTGCTGGTCGCACTGAGCCCGAACCTTGTCTTCTACTCGATCAAACTCACGACGGAGACGCTCTCCGCCCTGCTGCTGCTTACGACGCTGCTGCTCATCAACCGGTTCCGAGTTCTTCACCGCTGGCAGGAACATGCAGCCTCAGGTATCTGCTGCGGCCTGCTCATCCTGACCCGTCCCATCGCCGTCTTCTTGCCGTTACTCCTCGCCATCTGCATCCTCTGGCTACGTATCATGAAAGTGGCGACTCCCGGCGGAAAACAGGGACTGTCCCGCGCTGAGTCCGACGCAAGCGCTCCGAGGGACTGTCACTCGTTTTCCGCCATCCAAGGGACTGTTCTCGGAACCTCCCCTGCTTTCGTCAGGAATTGGAGATTGGCAATTGGGAACTCCGTTCTGTTCCTCGCCTGCACTTCTCTCGTCGTCCTGCCCTGGGTCATCCGCAATCGACACGCCGGCGGGAAGTACACAATCTCAACCGCGTTCGACTACAACATCTGCGAGTACAGCGGCGCGCTGACCCTTGCCGCCGACAGGCTGATATCGGTAGATGACGCGCGCGACTCGCTGGCAGCCCGGGCACAGGCGCGGTTCGGTCCGCTCGATACCAATGCGCAGGTTTCGTACTGGGCGTCGATGGCCAAAGCAGGTCGGCAGCAGATTTCGGCCCGACCGCTTCTGGCCGTCAAAATACACGCAGCCGGCAGCGCGGGCGGACTACTGATGCCGCTCAGCGTTCGGTCCCTGCGCGTGTTCGCCGGAGCGAACCCGCAGACAGACACGACCGGAGAGCGGCACGTCGCACAGCGAACAGTCCAGTTCGTGGCTCGCGGCAGAATCGGACAGGCCCTCGCGCTCATCTGGAGGGACCGGCTCGCCTCGATGCCGGCGCCGGCCGTTGGCATCCTGCTCTGCGCCGTGCTCTTCCACGCGACACTTCTCATTGCCTTCGCGATAGGCGTGTTCCTGCGGCGCTCGCGTCGCTTGCTCTGGCTGCTCCTGCCGATACTCTACTTCGTGCTCTCCACCGGCCCGGTTGGTGAAGCCCGATTCCGCGTCCCCATCGAGCCGCTCCTCTGCATCATCGCGGCCGTGGCTCTGACCCGGCCGCACCAGGCGCAAACCAAATCGCAATGA
- a CDS encoding rhomboid family intramembrane serine protease has product MIPLRDDIRSEKRPYVTWGLIAVCTLVFIRQTLTEFKDPAAGDLIVRTYGMVPAVIVSGHRLYTLFTSMFLHGGFFHIIGNMLYLWIFGDNVEDAFGHFWFLIVYLLTGVAGSLLQIVLMPGSSVPTIGASGAISGVMGAYFVLYPRARVLTLIPIFFFIRLIYLPAPLLLGFWILFQVLYGCSSAPGMGGGVAYFAHIGGFVAGLILGLAVRNRVRRPWYEIS; this is encoded by the coding sequence ATGATCCCCCTCCGCGACGACATCCGCTCCGAGAAGCGGCCATACGTCACATGGGGGCTGATAGCAGTCTGCACCCTCGTATTCATACGACAGACGCTCACCGAGTTCAAGGACCCGGCTGCCGGCGACCTGATCGTTCGCACCTACGGAATGGTGCCCGCGGTCATCGTGTCGGGTCATCGCCTCTACACCCTCTTCACATCGATGTTCCTCCACGGCGGCTTCTTCCACATCATCGGCAACATGCTCTACCTCTGGATATTCGGCGACAATGTCGAGGATGCTTTCGGCCACTTTTGGTTCCTGATCGTCTACCTGCTTACCGGCGTGGCCGGAAGCCTGCTCCAGATTGTGCTCATGCCCGGCTCGTCGGTCCCGACCATCGGCGCATCGGGCGCGATATCCGGAGTGATGGGCGCGTACTTCGTGCTCTACCCGCGGGCGCGGGTCCTGACCCTGATCCCTATATTCTTCTTTATCCGCCTCATCTACCTGCCGGCCCCGCTTCTGCTCGGGTTCTGGATTCTGTTCCAGGTGCTGTACGGATGCAGTTCGGCGCCGGGCATGGGCGGCGGTGTGGCCTACTTTGCCCACATCGGCGGATTCGTTGCCGGTCTCATACTGGGGCTGGCCGTGCGGAACCGGGTGCGCCGGCCCTGGTATGAAATCAGCTAG
- the rplT gene encoding 50S ribosomal protein L20, with amino-acid sequence MPRVKNGPYTKQRRKKWLKDARGYWGGRSRLFRTAHQAVVHAGVSGYKERRRKKRTFRSLAIIRLGAALKPLELSYSKFIHGLKLAGITMDRFVLSEMAIDAPEDFAGVVTVAKESLAAEAATRAMAKAEA; translated from the coding sequence ATGCCGAGAGTAAAGAACGGCCCGTATACCAAGCAGCGCCGCAAGAAGTGGCTCAAAGATGCGAGAGGCTACTGGGGCGGCAGGTCCAGGCTTTTCCGGACCGCACATCAGGCGGTAGTCCATGCCGGCGTTTCCGGCTACAAAGAGCGCCGGCGCAAGAAGCGTACGTTCCGGTCGCTCGCGATTATCCGGCTGGGCGCCGCGCTGAAACCGCTGGAGCTCAGCTACTCCAAGTTCATCCACGGCCTCAAACTCGCCGGGATTACAATGGACCGGTTCGTGCTGTCGGAGATGGCAATCGATGCGCCCGAGGACTTCGCCGGCGTAGTGACCGTGGCGAAGGAATCGCTGGCCGCCGAGGCGGCGACCCGGGCGATGGCTAAGGCCGAAGCCTAG
- a CDS encoding 50S ribosomal protein L35, which yields MKQKTKSLSSLKKRIKRTAGGKFLYRNSNRSHNNSSKSKRRKRGLNVPTVLDGERARRLSELVPYK from the coding sequence ATGAAGCAGAAGACCAAGTCCCTCAGTTCGCTGAAGAAGCGCATCAAGCGCACCGCCGGAGGCAAGTTCCTGTACCGGAACTCCAACCGGAGCCACAACAACTCATCCAAGAGCAAGCGGAGAAAGCGCGGCTTGAACGTGCCGACAGTCCTGGACGGCGAAAGGGCCAGGCGGCTAAGCGAGCTTGTTCCCTACAAATAA
- the ispF gene encoding 2-C-methyl-D-erythritol 2,4-cyclodiphosphate synthase gives MGLGFDAHEMVRGRPLMLGGVHVPSEQGLAGHSDADVLLHALTDALLGALALPDIGTLFPDTDAKWKDAASELMLREAYRRVKARGYRLVNADCVLVCDRPKLSPHSDAIRESIARMLSVPAGNIGLKAKTTEGTLLALKAKSIAAMAVVLVAPARP, from the coding sequence ATGGGCCTCGGCTTCGACGCCCACGAAATGGTGCGGGGCCGTCCGCTGATGCTCGGCGGCGTCCACGTTCCGTCGGAGCAAGGCCTTGCCGGCCACTCCGATGCCGACGTGCTCCTGCACGCCCTGACCGACGCCCTGCTCGGAGCGCTGGCGTTGCCCGACATTGGCACCCTTTTCCCGGATACGGACGCGAAGTGGAAGGATGCGGCCAGCGAGTTGATGCTCAGGGAGGCATATCGGCGCGTGAAGGCTAGAGGGTATCGGCTCGTCAATGCTGACTGCGTTCTCGTCTGCGACCGGCCCAAGCTGTCTCCGCACTCCGACGCGATACGCGAAAGCATCGCCCGCATGCTCTCCGTACCGGCCGGCAACATTGGCCTGAAGGCCAAGACCACCGAAGGCACGCTCCTGGCTCTCAAGGCCAAGAGCATCGCGGCAATGGCGGTCGTGCTGGTAGCCCCGGCTCGCCCATGA